The Klebsiella sp. RHBSTW-00484 genome includes a window with the following:
- a CDS encoding shikimate 5-dehydrogenase codes for MINRDTLLCMSLAGRPGNFGTRFHNYLYEKLGLNYIYKAFTTRDIEAAVKGVRALGIRGCAVSMPFKESCMPFLDAIDPSAKVIDSVNTIVNDDGKLTGLNTDYIAVKSLIDSNQLDSSAKVMIQGSGGMGKAVIAAFRDAGFRDVIIAARNRDNGLALAKQYGFQWQPKPEGIPVDILVNVTPLGMAGGAESETLAFSQTMVEQASVVFDVVALPPETPLIKLAQRLDKQVISGAEVIALQAVEQFALYTGVRPDDALVAEASAFARG; via the coding sequence ATGATTAATCGCGACACGCTGCTGTGTATGTCCCTGGCCGGTCGTCCGGGTAACTTCGGCACCCGCTTTCATAACTATCTGTATGAAAAGCTGGGACTGAACTACATCTATAAGGCCTTTACGACCAGGGATATTGAAGCAGCGGTCAAAGGCGTGCGCGCGTTAGGTATTCGCGGCTGCGCGGTATCGATGCCGTTTAAAGAGAGCTGCATGCCGTTTCTCGACGCTATCGACCCTTCGGCGAAGGTGATCGACTCGGTTAATACCATCGTCAACGACGACGGTAAGCTGACCGGGCTGAACACGGACTACATCGCGGTGAAAAGTCTGATTGACAGCAATCAACTCGATTCCTCCGCGAAGGTAATGATCCAGGGTAGCGGCGGGATGGGCAAAGCGGTGATCGCAGCCTTTCGCGATGCGGGTTTCCGCGACGTGATTATCGCCGCCCGCAATCGCGATAATGGCCTGGCGCTGGCGAAGCAGTATGGCTTTCAATGGCAGCCAAAGCCGGAGGGGATCCCGGTGGATATTCTGGTTAACGTCACCCCGCTAGGTATGGCGGGCGGCGCGGAAAGCGAAACCCTGGCCTTCAGCCAGACGATGGTGGAACAGGCCAGCGTGGTGTTTGATGTGGTCGCCCTGCCGCCGGAAACCCCGCTTATCAAGCTAGCACAGCGGCTGGACAAGCAGGTGATCAGCGGCGCGGAAGTGATTGCCTTACAGGCGGTGGAGCAGTTTGCGCTCTACACCGGCGTGCGCCCGGACGATGCGCTGGTCGCCGAAGCCTCGGCGTTTGCCAGAGGGTAA
- a CDS encoding SDR family oxidoreductase: METWLNLKDKIIIVTGGASGIGLAIVDELLAQGANVQMSDIHGGDKHQDGENYTFWPTDISSASEVNKTIDSIIQRFGRIDGLVNNAGVNFPRLLVDEKAPAGRYELNEAAFEKMVNINQKGVFLMSQAVARQMVKQRDGVIVNVSSESGLEGSEGQSCYAATKAALNSFTRSWSKELGKHGIRVVGVAPGILEKTGLRTPEYEEALAWTRSITVEQLREGYTKNSIPIGRSGRLSEVADFVCYLLSERASYITGVTTNIAGGKTRG; this comes from the coding sequence ATGGAAACGTGGTTAAATTTAAAAGACAAAATTATTATTGTTACCGGTGGCGCATCAGGAATTGGCTTGGCCATTGTCGATGAGTTGTTAGCCCAGGGCGCAAATGTGCAGATGAGCGATATTCACGGCGGTGATAAACATCAGGACGGTGAAAATTATACTTTCTGGCCGACCGATATTTCCAGTGCCAGCGAAGTGAATAAAACCATCGACAGTATCATTCAACGTTTTGGCCGTATTGATGGTTTGGTAAATAACGCGGGCGTTAACTTCCCACGCTTATTAGTCGATGAGAAAGCCCCGGCCGGTCGTTATGAATTAAATGAAGCCGCATTCGAAAAAATGGTCAATATCAACCAGAAAGGCGTGTTCCTGATGTCGCAAGCGGTGGCTCGTCAGATGGTCAAACAGCGCGACGGCGTGATCGTTAACGTCTCGTCGGAAAGCGGGCTGGAAGGCTCCGAAGGCCAGAGCTGCTATGCCGCAACCAAAGCCGCGCTGAATAGCTTTACTCGCTCCTGGTCGAAAGAGCTGGGCAAACACGGCATCCGCGTTGTAGGCGTTGCGCCCGGCATTCTGGAAAAAACAGGACTGCGTACGCCGGAATACGAAGAAGCGCTGGCCTGGACCCGCAGCATCACCGTTGAACAGCTACGCGAAGGCTACACCAAGAACTCAATTCCGATTGGTCGCTCAGGTCGCCTCTCTGAAGTCGCTGATTTTGTTTGCTATCTGCTCTCAGAGCGCGCCAGCTATATCACCGGAGTAACCACTAACATCGCGGGCGGAAAAACGCGCGGCTAA
- a CDS encoding mannose/fructose/sorbose PTS transporter subunit IIB produces the protein MNITLARIDDRLIHGQVTTVWSKVANAQRIIICNDDVYNDEVRRTLLRQAAPPGMKVNVVNLEKAVAVYHNPQYKDETVFYLFTNPQDVLTMVQQGVNIATLNIGGMAWRPGKKQLTKAVSLDEADINAFQQLDKLGVKLDLRVVASDPSVNILDKIAEQSVTE, from the coding sequence ATGAACATTACGCTCGCCCGTATCGATGACCGTTTAATTCATGGTCAGGTCACCACCGTGTGGTCAAAAGTGGCCAACGCCCAGCGAATTATTATCTGTAATGACGATGTTTATAACGACGAAGTTCGCCGTACGTTACTTCGCCAGGCCGCACCTCCGGGCATGAAGGTTAACGTAGTGAATCTCGAAAAAGCCGTCGCGGTCTATCACAATCCGCAATATAAAGACGAAACGGTTTTTTATTTATTCACTAACCCGCAGGACGTATTAACCATGGTGCAGCAGGGCGTGAATATAGCGACCCTGAATATTGGCGGCATGGCCTGGCGACCGGGTAAAAAACAATTAACCAAAGCGGTGTCATTAGACGAAGCGGATATTAACGCCTTCCAGCAACTGGATAAACTGGGCGTTAAACTTGATTTACGCGTCGTGGCCTCCGATCCATCGGTTAATATTCTCGACAAAATAGCTGAGCAGTCCGTTACAGAATAA
- a CDS encoding mannose/fructose/sorbose PTS transporter subunit IIA: MVNVIFCAHGQLACAMLDSVRMVYGDVNVNAVEFIPGENAGDIATKIEKLVSTHSDEQWLIAVDLQCGSPWNAAAGLAMSNPRLRVISGLSLPLALELVDNQQTMNADELCQHLETIASQCCVTWRQPETVEEDF; this comes from the coding sequence ATGGTTAATGTCATCTTCTGTGCCCACGGCCAGTTGGCCTGCGCCATGCTCGACTCGGTACGCATGGTCTACGGTGACGTCAACGTCAACGCCGTGGAATTTATCCCCGGCGAGAACGCGGGGGATATCGCCACAAAGATCGAAAAGTTAGTAAGCACTCACAGTGATGAGCAATGGCTTATTGCCGTCGATTTACAGTGCGGCAGCCCGTGGAACGCCGCCGCCGGGCTGGCGATGAGCAACCCGCGGCTTCGGGTCATCAGCGGCCTGTCGCTACCGCTGGCTCTGGAACTGGTGGATAACCAGCAAACGATGAACGCTGACGAACTGTGCCAACACCTGGAGACCATCGCCAGCCAGTGCTGCGTCACATGGCGGCAGCCGGAAACCGTTGAGGAGGATTTCTGA
- a CDS encoding PTS system mannose/fructose/sorbose family transporter subunit IID, producing the protein MEQRKITQGDLVSMFLRSNLQQASFNFERIHGLGFCYDMIPAIKRLYPLKEDQVAALKRHLVFFNTTPAVCGPVIGVTVAMEEARANGAAIDDGAINGIKVGLMGPLAGVGDPLVWGTLRPITAALGASLALSGNILGPLLFFFIFNAVRLAMKWYGLQLGFRKGVNIVSDMGGNLLQKLTEGASILGLFVMGVLVTKWTTINVPLVVSQTPGADGSTVTMTVQNILDQLCPGLLALGLTLLMVRLLNKKVNPVWLIFALFGLGIIGNALGFLS; encoded by the coding sequence ATGGAACAGAGAAAAATTACCCAAGGCGACCTGGTGAGCATGTTTCTGCGATCCAACCTGCAGCAGGCGTCATTCAACTTCGAACGTATTCACGGGCTTGGCTTTTGCTACGACATGATCCCGGCCATTAAGCGTCTCTATCCGCTGAAAGAGGATCAGGTTGCCGCACTGAAACGCCACCTGGTGTTCTTTAACACTACCCCGGCGGTCTGCGGCCCGGTCATTGGCGTAACGGTGGCGATGGAGGAAGCACGGGCTAACGGCGCGGCTATCGACGATGGCGCAATCAACGGTATCAAAGTGGGCCTGATGGGCCCGCTGGCCGGGGTTGGCGACCCGCTGGTGTGGGGGACATTGCGACCGATTACCGCCGCCCTCGGCGCATCGTTGGCGCTCTCCGGCAATATTCTTGGCCCGCTGCTGTTCTTCTTTATTTTCAACGCAGTACGTCTGGCCATGAAATGGTACGGGCTGCAGTTGGGCTTTCGTAAAGGGGTCAATATCGTCAGCGATATGGGCGGCAACCTGCTGCAAAAACTGACCGAAGGGGCCTCCATTCTGGGCCTGTTTGTAATGGGCGTGCTGGTGACCAAATGGACCACCATCAACGTGCCGCTGGTGGTTTCACAAACGCCGGGCGCCGATGGCTCGACCGTCACCATGACCGTGCAAAACATCCTCGATCAGCTCTGCCCCGGCCTGCTGGCCCTTGGCCTGACGCTGCTGATGGTGCGTCTGCTTAATAAGAAAGTGAACCCCGTATGGCTGATTTTCGCCCTGTTTGGTTTAGGGATTATCGGTAACGCGCTGGGCTTCCTGTCCTGA
- a CDS encoding PTS mannose/fructose/sorbose transporter subunit IIC — protein MEISTLQIIAIFIFSCIAGMGSVLDEFQTHRPLIACTVIGLILGDLKTGIMLGGTLELIALGWMNVGAAQSPDSALASIISAILVIVGHQSIATGIAIALPVAAAGQVLTVFARTITVVFQHAADKAAEEARFGTIDLLHVSALGVQALRVAIPALVVSLFVSADMVSNMLNAIPEFVTRGLQIAGGFIVVVGYAMVLRMMGVKYLMPFFFLGFLAGGYLDFSLLAFGGVGVIIALIYIQLNPQWRKPEPQAAATSSTALDQLDD, from the coding sequence ATGGAAATTAGTACCCTACAAATAATAGCCATATTTATTTTTTCCTGTATTGCCGGGATGGGCAGCGTGCTGGATGAATTCCAGACCCACCGCCCATTAATCGCTTGTACCGTCATTGGCTTAATTCTCGGGGATTTAAAAACCGGGATTATGCTCGGCGGCACCCTGGAGCTCATTGCGCTGGGCTGGATGAACGTCGGTGCGGCGCAGTCTCCGGACTCGGCGCTGGCCAGTATTATCTCGGCCATCCTGGTGATTGTCGGCCATCAAAGCATCGCCACCGGGATAGCTATCGCGCTACCGGTCGCCGCCGCGGGCCAGGTGCTCACCGTGTTCGCCCGTACCATTACCGTGGTGTTCCAGCATGCGGCGGATAAAGCAGCAGAAGAGGCGCGATTCGGGACCATCGATCTGCTGCACGTCTCAGCGCTGGGTGTCCAGGCACTGCGCGTCGCTATCCCCGCGCTGGTGGTCTCGCTGTTCGTCAGCGCCGATATGGTCAGCAATATGCTTAACGCCATCCCGGAATTCGTCACTCGCGGTCTGCAAATCGCTGGCGGTTTTATCGTCGTGGTCGGCTACGCCATGGTGCTGCGCATGATGGGCGTGAAGTATCTGATGCCCTTCTTCTTCCTCGGCTTCCTCGCGGGCGGTTACCTCGACTTCAGCCTGCTGGCCTTCGGCGGCGTGGGAGTCATCATCGCGCTGATTTATATCCAGTTGAACCCGCAGTGGCGCAAACCTGAACCACAGGCCGCGGCCACCTCTTCCACCGCCCTTGACCAGCTTGACGACTGA
- a CDS encoding DHA2 family efflux MFS transporter permease subunit produces the protein MNQSLAEPQIQPLTGAALWFAAIILATANFIAVLNMTIANVAVPHIAGALGAASSQGTWVITAYAVGEAITVPLTGWLASRFGSVRVFITSMVLFGVFSIICGISGSIGILVVARVFQGLSGGPLMPLSQTLLMRIFPREKVSAAIGLWSMTTMVAPVIGPILGGYLCDDFSWSWVFFLNAPIAGISAFFAWNLLKRYTDKLSRSGIDMVGLVLLVVWVGALQLMLDEGKNLDWFSSNTIITLCVVAVVGFVAFLIWEWHEETPVVDLRVFRHRGFSVSVLTISLAFAAFFGVNVLTPLWLQNFMGYTATQAGFATAWTGVSSFLIAPLVAMAAGRFDPRKLVFWGVLWMGVVSFWRAIANTDMAFWDVSLPLLVLGFALPFFFIPTTTLALASVEEREMDSAAGLMNFLRTLSGAFATSLVTTVWDNRITYNHAELVGLTDSDGSVREMLTHSGMPVDAVNQAIEGLIVGQSSMLATNQMMIGIGIAFVIAASVIWLAPRPSRVVEAGAGGH, from the coding sequence ATGAATCAGTCTCTTGCAGAGCCGCAGATCCAGCCGTTGACCGGTGCCGCGCTGTGGTTCGCCGCGATTATCCTGGCGACGGCCAACTTTATCGCCGTGCTGAATATGACCATCGCCAACGTGGCGGTGCCGCATATCGCCGGTGCCCTGGGGGCCGCCAGCAGTCAGGGCACTTGGGTGATCACCGCCTATGCAGTAGGAGAGGCGATCACCGTACCGCTGACCGGCTGGCTGGCGTCGCGCTTTGGTTCGGTGCGGGTATTTATTACCTCGATGGTGCTGTTTGGCGTTTTCTCCATCATTTGTGGTATTTCCGGCTCCATTGGCATTCTGGTGGTGGCGAGGGTCTTTCAGGGGCTGAGCGGCGGCCCGCTGATGCCGCTGTCGCAGACGCTGCTGATGCGCATCTTCCCGCGTGAGAAGGTCTCTGCCGCGATTGGCCTATGGTCAATGACGACAATGGTTGCGCCAGTGATTGGGCCGATCCTCGGTGGTTATCTTTGCGATGACTTCAGCTGGTCGTGGGTCTTCTTCCTCAACGCACCGATTGCCGGGATCAGCGCCTTCTTTGCCTGGAACCTGCTGAAGCGCTATACCGATAAGCTGTCGCGCAGTGGCATTGATATGGTTGGGCTGGTCCTGCTGGTGGTATGGGTGGGCGCGCTGCAACTGATGCTGGACGAGGGGAAAAACCTCGATTGGTTCTCATCAAATACCATTATCACCCTCTGCGTTGTGGCAGTAGTGGGGTTTGTGGCCTTTCTTATCTGGGAGTGGCACGAGGAGACGCCGGTGGTGGACCTGCGGGTTTTCCGCCATCGCGGTTTTTCGGTCAGCGTGCTGACCATCAGCCTGGCGTTTGCCGCCTTCTTTGGCGTAAACGTGCTGACGCCGCTGTGGCTGCAAAACTTTATGGGCTACACCGCAACGCAAGCAGGGTTTGCCACCGCCTGGACCGGGGTCAGCTCTTTCCTGATCGCGCCGCTGGTGGCGATGGCTGCCGGTCGTTTCGACCCGCGTAAGCTGGTGTTCTGGGGCGTGCTGTGGATGGGGGTGGTTTCATTTTGGCGCGCCATCGCCAACACCGATATGGCGTTCTGGGATGTCTCCCTTCCGCTGCTGGTGCTCGGGTTCGCGCTGCCGTTCTTCTTTATCCCGACCACCACTCTGGCGCTGGCCAGCGTCGAGGAACGGGAGATGGACTCCGCCGCCGGGCTGATGAACTTCCTCCGTACCCTCTCAGGCGCGTTTGCCACCTCGCTGGTGACCACCGTCTGGGATAATCGCATCACCTATAACCACGCCGAGCTGGTTGGATTAACCGACAGCGACGGCAGCGTACGCGAGATGCTGACCCACAGCGGGATGCCGGTGGATGCGGTGAATCAGGCCATTGAGGGTTTGATTGTCGGCCAGAGCTCGATGCTGGCGACCAACCAGATGATGATCGGTATCGGCATCGCGTTTGTGATCGCCGCCAGCGTTATCTGGCTGGCGCCGCGCCCTTCACGCGTTGTGGAGGCCGGCGCGGGCGGGCACTAA
- a CDS encoding IS110 family transposase: MMNLVPVGVDIAKLKFDVAVLLPNQKYKTKKFANTPAGCREFLNWLARFGHCHVCMEATGCYSTELATLLADNGCCVSLENPARIHAFANTELTRNKTDKSDAALIARYCALYQPAPWHPAPLSERQLTALVRHLRNLEEMRQMEMNRLEAADEVIVPSLNEHVTMLDELIEETRNKINRHIDDNPDLKRDRELLKSIPGIGDMLSVSLLAFAGNLRRFSNSKALVAYAGLNPRRCESGMWKGKSRLSKVGHAELRSALYMPAVVAGRCNKVVKNLMERLAARGKTGKERVCAGMRKLLQLAYGVVKSGHEFNAEIPLAG; the protein is encoded by the coding sequence ATGATGAATCTTGTCCCTGTCGGCGTTGATATCGCCAAACTCAAATTCGACGTTGCTGTCCTGCTGCCAAACCAGAAGTACAAAACCAAAAAATTCGCCAATACCCCAGCCGGATGCCGCGAATTTCTGAACTGGCTGGCGCGTTTTGGTCACTGTCATGTCTGCATGGAGGCAACAGGTTGCTACAGCACTGAACTGGCCACCCTGCTGGCCGATAATGGCTGCTGCGTCAGCCTTGAAAACCCGGCACGTATCCATGCGTTCGCAAACACTGAACTGACCCGCAATAAAACGGACAAAAGCGACGCGGCGCTGATAGCGCGCTACTGCGCTCTGTATCAGCCGGCCCCCTGGCATCCTGCGCCGCTGAGCGAACGACAACTGACGGCTCTGGTACGCCACCTGCGTAACCTGGAAGAGATGCGTCAGATGGAGATGAACCGCCTTGAGGCAGCAGATGAAGTCATCGTTCCTTCCCTGAATGAACACGTTACGATGCTGGATGAGCTGATTGAAGAAACCCGCAATAAAATCAACCGGCATATCGATGATAACCCAGACCTGAAGCGGGACCGGGAGCTACTGAAAAGTATCCCCGGAATAGGAGACATGCTGAGTGTGAGCCTGCTGGCGTTCGCAGGAAATCTGCGACGGTTCAGCAACAGCAAGGCACTGGTGGCGTATGCTGGTTTGAATCCTCGTCGTTGTGAGTCAGGGATGTGGAAAGGGAAAAGCAGGCTGTCGAAAGTGGGCCATGCAGAGCTGCGTAGCGCACTGTATATGCCAGCGGTAGTGGCAGGAAGATGCAATAAGGTGGTGAAAAACCTGATGGAAAGGCTTGCAGCCCGGGGTAAGACAGGGAAAGAGCGAGTGTGTGCAGGAATGAGGAAATTACTGCAGCTGGCTTATGGTGTGGTGAAATCCGGGCATGAATTTAACGCTGAAATACCACTTGCAGGATAA
- a CDS encoding HlyD family secretion protein, protein MKKQKDLMMSKTPNVSQQRRKAQLMLLAGVVIIAGALSGGYWFLYGSHFVATDNAYAAVEITQVTPSIGGTVGEVLVKDTQMVKKGDLLVRIDPTDAQLAKAQADAELENTIRRVKGYFTTDSNLHSQIQAREADELRAAAQLAVAKADFSRASIDLKRRKALVADGAVSGDELTQAQNAWDSAKARLAAEQAAASQAKANRASALSARETNAVRISDTTVDNHPEVALARARRDQAAVDLARTEIRAPVEGIIAKRQVEPGQRVQAGMPLMTVVPVHEMYVNANYKEVQLTNVRVGQPVELHADLYGSSVTYHGVVEGFSGGSGSAFSAIPAQNATGNWIKVVQRLPVRIKLDPIELDKHPLKVGLSMHAEIDTRGR, encoded by the coding sequence ATGAAGAAGCAAAAGGATCTGATGATGTCTAAAACCCCAAACGTAAGCCAACAACGACGTAAAGCACAGCTGATGCTGCTGGCTGGCGTAGTTATCATCGCCGGGGCGCTATCCGGCGGATACTGGTTTTTGTACGGCTCGCATTTTGTCGCCACCGATAACGCCTATGCGGCGGTGGAAATTACCCAGGTGACGCCGTCTATTGGCGGAACGGTCGGTGAAGTGCTGGTCAAGGATACGCAGATGGTGAAAAAGGGCGACCTGCTGGTGCGTATCGACCCCACCGATGCTCAACTGGCGAAGGCCCAGGCGGACGCGGAGCTGGAAAACACTATCCGACGGGTGAAGGGCTACTTCACCACTGACAGTAACCTCCATTCGCAGATTCAGGCCCGCGAAGCCGATGAACTGCGGGCGGCGGCGCAGTTGGCGGTCGCGAAGGCCGATTTTTCTCGCGCCAGCATCGACCTGAAGCGGCGTAAAGCGCTGGTGGCCGATGGCGCAGTATCCGGCGATGAGCTGACTCAGGCGCAGAACGCCTGGGATAGTGCCAAAGCCCGGCTGGCGGCGGAGCAGGCGGCGGCCAGCCAGGCGAAAGCTAACCGAGCGTCGGCGCTGAGCGCGCGGGAAACCAACGCCGTGCGGATCAGTGATACTACCGTAGATAACCATCCGGAAGTGGCGCTGGCCCGCGCGCGCCGCGATCAGGCCGCCGTCGATTTGGCGCGTACTGAAATTCGTGCGCCGGTCGAAGGCATTATTGCTAAACGTCAGGTTGAACCAGGGCAGCGCGTGCAGGCGGGGATGCCGCTGATGACCGTCGTGCCGGTCCATGAGATGTACGTTAACGCCAACTATAAAGAGGTGCAGCTAACCAACGTCCGCGTCGGCCAACCTGTGGAGCTGCATGCCGATCTGTACGGCAGCTCCGTGACCTATCACGGTGTGGTGGAAGGCTTCTCCGGCGGCTCCGGCTCAGCGTTTTCAGCTATTCCAGCACAGAACGCCACCGGCAACTGGATCAAGGTTGTTCAGCGCCTGCCGGTACGTATCAAGCTTGACCCGATCGAGCTGGATAAGCATCCGCTGAAGGTGGGGCTGTCAATGCACGCCGAAATCGACACCCGTGGGCGCTGA
- a CDS encoding integrase core domain-containing protein, whose amino-acid sequence MPWTETRPMQRLDFIRACHAGTGSFSALCRLFGISRKTGYKWLERFDPSDLSSLSDRSRAPHSHSRTVPDDIVGHLTALRQKHPDWGPKKLRMWLLNHHVDFTVPAASTIGDILKREGLVPDKKRKRRTPGNRQPLTLITENNQVWSADFKGKFRLLSREYCHPFTLTDNHSRYLLSCRGTFRESESFVRECLTDAFLEYGLPEVLRTDNGQPFAGTGIAGLSRLAVWLIKLGIRPERIRKGHPEENGRHERMHRSLKSAVKYGNTFMTMAEQQRWFSDYREEFNHERPHEALAGATPGTVWQPSGRQWDGSVPEYVYPAGGTVYRVKSRGTLYMGKKGAVFLSEALTDEYIMLKEQDDGLEAIIFNGITLAYYDQKNQSVLRID is encoded by the coding sequence ATGCCCTGGACTGAGACCCGACCTATGCAACGTCTTGATTTTATCCGTGCCTGCCATGCAGGTACGGGCTCCTTCTCTGCTCTTTGCCGTCTTTTCGGCATCAGCCGAAAAACTGGCTATAAATGGCTTGAACGTTTTGACCCTTCTGACCTCTCATCTCTCTCTGACCGCTCACGCGCTCCCCACTCCCACTCCCGGACTGTTCCTGATGATATCGTCGGGCATCTGACTGCCCTGCGTCAAAAACACCCTGACTGGGGGCCTAAAAAACTGCGGATGTGGTTGCTCAATCACCATGTCGATTTTACCGTACCTGCTGCCAGCACTATCGGCGATATCCTCAAGCGTGAAGGCCTGGTCCCGGATAAAAAGAGAAAACGCAGAACACCGGGTAATCGCCAGCCCCTGACCCTCATCACTGAGAACAATCAGGTCTGGAGCGCTGATTTTAAAGGCAAGTTCAGGTTGCTGAGCAGAGAGTACTGCCATCCCTTCACTCTGACCGACAATCACAGCCGATATCTGCTGAGCTGCCGTGGAACATTCCGGGAGAGTGAATCCTTTGTCAGAGAGTGCCTGACTGATGCGTTCCTGGAATATGGCCTGCCGGAAGTCCTCAGAACTGATAACGGTCAACCCTTTGCGGGAACAGGTATAGCCGGATTAAGCCGTCTTGCCGTCTGGCTAATCAAGCTGGGCATCAGACCGGAACGTATCAGAAAGGGTCATCCGGAAGAAAATGGCCGCCATGAGCGAATGCATCGCTCCCTGAAAAGTGCGGTGAAATATGGCAACACCTTCATGACGATGGCAGAACAACAGCGGTGGTTCAGTGACTACCGGGAAGAGTTTAACCACGAGAGGCCGCATGAAGCCCTGGCAGGCGCAACGCCCGGAACGGTGTGGCAACCGTCGGGCCGACAATGGGATGGCAGTGTTCCGGAATATGTGTATCCGGCAGGAGGCACGGTCTACAGGGTGAAATCGAGGGGAACACTTTATATGGGTAAAAAGGGGGCGGTGTTCCTGAGTGAAGCGCTGACTGACGAGTACATTATGCTGAAAGAACAAGATGATGGCCTGGAAGCCATCATCTTTAATGGAATAACGCTTGCGTACTATGACCAAAAAAACCAGAGTGTGCTCCGGATAGACTAA
- the sorE gene encoding L-sorbose 1-phosphate reductase, whose translation MQTTTALRLYGKRDLRLETFELPAMQDDEILARVVTDSLCLSSWKEANQGEDHKKVPDDVATNPIIIGHEFCGEIIAVGKKWQHKFHAGQRYVIQANLQLPDRPDCPGYSFPWIGGEATHVVIPNEVMEQDCLLSWEGDTWFEGSLVEPLSCVIGAFNANYHLQEGTYNHTMGIRPQGRTLILGGTGPMGLLAIDYALHGPINPSLLVVTDTNKPKLSYARQHYPSEPQTLIHYLDGHDASRETLMALTGGHGFDDIFVFVPNEQLITMASSLLAADGCLNFFAGPQDKQFSAPVNFYDVHYAFTHYVGTSGGNTDDMRAAVALMQAKKVQTAKVVTHILGLNAAGDTTLDLPAVGGGKKLVYTGKNIPLTPLGKISDPELAAIMERNHGIWSKEAEEYLLAHAEDITHD comes from the coding sequence ATGCAAACAACAACAGCCCTGCGCCTTTACGGCAAACGCGACCTGCGCCTGGAAACCTTCGAACTCCCGGCGATGCAGGATGATGAAATCCTCGCCCGTGTGGTCACCGATAGCCTGTGCCTCTCCTCCTGGAAAGAGGCGAATCAGGGAGAGGACCATAAAAAAGTGCCGGACGATGTAGCGACCAACCCGATCATCATCGGCCATGAGTTCTGCGGTGAAATTATCGCCGTCGGTAAAAAGTGGCAGCACAAGTTTCACGCCGGTCAGCGCTATGTGATTCAGGCCAACCTGCAGTTACCTGATCGCCCAGACTGCCCCGGCTATTCATTCCCCTGGATCGGCGGCGAAGCGACCCACGTGGTGATCCCTAACGAAGTGATGGAGCAAGATTGTCTGCTCTCATGGGAAGGCGATACCTGGTTTGAAGGCTCGCTGGTGGAGCCGCTCTCCTGCGTGATTGGCGCGTTCAACGCTAACTACCATCTGCAGGAAGGGACCTATAATCACACGATGGGCATTCGTCCGCAGGGACGCACGCTGATCCTCGGCGGCACTGGCCCGATGGGGCTGCTGGCTATCGATTATGCGCTGCATGGCCCGATCAACCCGTCGCTGCTGGTGGTGACCGATACCAATAAGCCAAAACTCAGCTATGCGCGTCAGCACTACCCATCCGAACCGCAAACGCTGATTCACTATCTTGATGGCCATGATGCCAGCCGCGAAACGCTGATGGCGCTCACCGGTGGTCACGGTTTTGACGATATTTTCGTTTTCGTCCCTAACGAACAGCTCATCACCATGGCTTCATCGCTGCTGGCTGCTGACGGCTGCCTGAACTTCTTCGCCGGTCCGCAGGATAAACAGTTCAGCGCGCCGGTCAATTTTTACGATGTGCATTACGCTTTCACCCACTATGTGGGCACCTCCGGCGGTAATACCGACGATATGCGCGCCGCCGTAGCGCTGATGCAGGCGAAAAAAGTCCAGACTGCAAAAGTGGTGACCCATATTCTGGGGCTTAACGCGGCGGGCGACACCACCCTGGATTTACCGGCGGTTGGCGGCGGTAAAAAGCTGGTCTACACCGGGAAAAACATTCCGCTCACGCCGTTGGGGAAAATTAGCGACCCGGAACTGGCGGCGATTATGGAGCGCAACCACGGCATCTGGTCAAAAGAGGCGGAAGAGTACCTGCTGGCCCACGCGGAGGATATTACTCATGATTAA